One window of Microcoleus vaginatus PCC 9802 genomic DNA carries:
- a CDS encoding calcium-binding protein — translation MVLTPDNSGISRLVGDNSPENITLAPGQLASFPGGLWMLGGNDTVRGSSEAERIFGNDGKDSLLGGVGNDSIYAGKEDDDVLGETGDDFLTGDRNSDFLDGGAANDLLRGGQGVDLLVGGDGNDTLIGDREVDIYQGGAGSDVFVLRVDQAGSRVVGIEVPDAVIVDFEKSSDSIGISVAFTSSNISLEEVSYSLNDPRLLLIDPATVTGGTSLLAKGGISRQSLDPDGNGRVEATNIRFGFTNALLGTVLNVTPADLNGRFINAISLL, via the coding sequence ATGGTACTCACCCCAGATAATTCAGGCATCTCTCGTTTGGTAGGAGACAATTCTCCTGAAAATATTACACTTGCACCAGGACAACTTGCTAGTTTTCCTGGGGGACTTTGGATGCTGGGCGGCAATGATACTGTCAGGGGCTCGTCAGAGGCAGAACGGATTTTCGGCAACGATGGTAAAGACAGTCTGTTAGGCGGTGTCGGCAATGATTCTATTTACGCGGGCAAAGAGGATGACGATGTTTTGGGAGAAACTGGCGACGATTTCTTGACAGGAGATAGAAATAGCGATTTCCTTGATGGGGGTGCGGCAAATGATTTGCTGCGCGGAGGACAAGGTGTTGATTTGTTAGTGGGCGGTGACGGTAATGATACTTTAATTGGCGACAGAGAGGTGGATATTTACCAAGGTGGTGCAGGGAGCGATGTATTTGTTTTGAGAGTCGATCAAGCGGGAAGCAGAGTAGTTGGAATTGAAGTTCCTGACGCGGTAATTGTGGATTTTGAGAAGTCGAGCGATTCGATTGGAATTAGTGTGGCATTTACCAGCAGCAATATTTCCTTGGAAGAGGTAAGTTATAGCTTGAACGATCCGAGACTGCTGCTGATCGATCCTGCAACTGTAACGGGGGGAACGAGTTTGTTAGCCAAGGGTGGCATCTCGCGGCAAAGTCTCGATCCCGATGGCAACGGCCGTGTGGAAGCTACTAATATTAGATTCGGTTTTACTAATGCTTTGTTGGGTACTGTTTTGAATGTGACCCCAGCCGATTTAAACGGTCGTTTTATTAATGCTATTTCTTTGCTTTAA
- a CDS encoding IS5 family transposase has protein sequence MYKKAEFASLSPSDFELPSCGKLSASNRWVKMAQVIPWSEFESEYAENFPTEMGAPAKSWRMALGALIIKEKLGISDRETVEQIRENPYLQYFIGQSSYSNELPFDPSLLVHFRQRISPNLINKLNERMVEKMREITHVKTEKKKDSDAKNESPNRGKLIIDATCAPADISYPTDLGLLNGARVHTEKIIDILYKPLKGQIPKKPRTYRNLARIDYLLIAKQRRPTRNKRRQAIKKQLQYIKRNLAHIEQLIDGGASLKDLNKKQYKTLLVLTEVYRQQQWLFDNDKQSIEDRIVSLSQPHIRPIVRGKAGKSVEFGAKLSASCFEGYVFLDRMSWDNFNESGDLKAQVEAYHRFTGYYPESVHADRIYRTRSNRAWCKERGIRISGPPLGRPPANVSKEKKKQAAYDERIRNAIEGKFGQAKRRFGLNRVMAKLDNTSGTVIAITFLVMNLATWWRRVFCMFLCLFGKRTPIFGWKIIYYYNWGQAIQKKLIFNRD, from the coding sequence GTGTACAAAAAAGCTGAGTTTGCTTCCCTCTCACCCTCCGACTTTGAACTGCCCTCATGCGGAAAATTGTCAGCTTCTAACCGTTGGGTAAAGATGGCCCAAGTAATACCGTGGTCAGAATTTGAATCAGAATATGCTGAAAACTTCCCCACAGAAATGGGTGCACCAGCCAAATCATGGAGGATGGCATTAGGGGCATTAATTATCAAAGAAAAACTGGGAATTAGCGATCGCGAAACGGTAGAACAAATCCGTGAAAACCCCTATTTGCAATACTTTATCGGTCAATCAAGCTACAGTAACGAGCTGCCATTTGACCCATCACTATTAGTTCACTTTCGGCAACGAATTAGTCCCAACCTAATTAATAAACTGAACGAACGAATGGTCGAAAAAATGCGCGAAATCACCCATGTAAAAACCGAAAAAAAAAAGGATTCGGACGCCAAAAATGAGTCACCCAATCGCGGTAAACTAATCATAGATGCGACCTGCGCTCCAGCCGACATTAGTTATCCGACCGACTTAGGACTATTAAACGGAGCCAGAGTTCACACTGAAAAAATCATAGATATCCTGTATAAACCGCTCAAAGGTCAAATCCCGAAAAAACCAAGAACCTACCGTAATCTCGCAAGAATTGATTACTTATTAATAGCCAAACAAAGACGACCCACCCGCAACAAAAGAAGACAGGCAATTAAAAAACAACTTCAATATATCAAAAGAAACTTAGCTCATATTGAACAGCTAATTGATGGGGGTGCGAGCCTAAAAGATCTGAATAAAAAGCAATATAAAACCTTGCTAGTCCTCACAGAAGTCTATCGCCAACAACAGTGGTTATTTGACAACGATAAACAGAGTATTGAGGATAGAATAGTAAGTTTAAGTCAACCCCATATTCGTCCCATTGTAAGAGGAAAAGCAGGGAAAAGCGTAGAGTTTGGAGCCAAACTATCAGCCAGTTGTTTTGAAGGATATGTATTTTTAGACCGGATGAGCTGGGATAACTTTAACGAATCAGGGGACTTAAAAGCACAAGTAGAAGCATATCATAGGTTCACAGGATATTACCCAGAGTCCGTTCATGCCGATCGCATTTATCGAACAAGATCAAATCGAGCATGGTGTAAAGAAAGAGGAATTAGAATCAGTGGACCTCCTTTAGGAAGACCTCCAGCAAATGTGAGTAAAGAAAAAAAGAAGCAAGCCGCATATGATGAGAGAATTCGCAATGCGATTGAGGGCAAATTTGGACAAGCTAAACGAAGATTCGGTCTCAATCGAGTGATGGCAAAACTTGATAATACATCTGGTACAGTTATTGCAATTACTTTTTTGGTAATGAACCTTGCTACCTGGTGGCGTCGGGTTTTTTGTATGTTTTTATGTCTATTTGGAAAAAGAACACCTATTTTTGGGTGGAAGATAATCTACTATTATAATTGGGGGCAAGCGATACAGAAAAAACTTATCTTTAACCGAGATTGA
- a CDS encoding NAD(P)-dependent alcohol dehydrogenase — protein MQIKALAVKKTGGLLEEYKFDVEPPKVHECLIKVLTCGICHSDLHMIDNDWGQSKYPLVPGHEVIGEVAEIGPQVTHLKVGDRVGVGWQRSSCLQCRDCLRGNENLCDENQGLIVTGPGGFADYLMVDSRFAFPIPKGIDSKIAGPLLCGGITVYAGLRNAGMSSGQEIGILGIGGLGHMAVQFAKKLGNRVTVFTTSQDKAEFAQKMGADEAIVVGKGEIPQAPSNKLDILLSTVPAALDWVPYIDFLDSDGALAFVGVPDAPLSIPLFPLLTKRRRIMASPIGGRAMINEMLSIAEKFGIEPIVEVFAIAQANEAMQKVRDNQVRYRAVLTVS, from the coding sequence ATGCAAATCAAAGCACTGGCAGTTAAAAAAACCGGGGGATTGCTTGAAGAATACAAATTCGATGTCGAACCTCCCAAAGTACATGAATGTCTGATAAAAGTGTTAACTTGCGGCATTTGTCACTCTGACTTGCACATGATTGACAACGATTGGGGTCAATCAAAATATCCCCTCGTTCCGGGCCACGAAGTTATCGGAGAAGTGGCAGAAATAGGCCCGCAAGTGACTCATTTAAAAGTGGGAGATCGCGTTGGTGTCGGCTGGCAAAGGTCGTCTTGTTTGCAGTGCCGCGACTGCTTGCGCGGTAACGAAAATCTCTGCGATGAAAACCAGGGATTAATTGTTACAGGCCCGGGCGGTTTTGCCGATTATTTGATGGTAGATTCCCGCTTTGCTTTTCCTATTCCCAAAGGCATCGATTCCAAAATAGCGGGGCCGCTGTTGTGCGGCGGAATTACGGTTTACGCCGGTTTGCGGAATGCGGGGATGAGTTCCGGGCAAGAAATTGGCATTCTCGGCATCGGCGGATTGGGACACATGGCGGTGCAATTTGCGAAAAAATTAGGCAACCGCGTTACAGTTTTTACTACTTCCCAAGATAAGGCAGAATTTGCACAGAAAATGGGGGCGGACGAAGCTATTGTAGTAGGAAAAGGCGAAATTCCTCAAGCCCCCAGCAACAAATTAGATATTTTGTTGAGTACAGTTCCTGCTGCTTTAGATTGGGTTCCGTACATTGATTTTCTCGATTCTGACGGTGCGCTTGCCTTCGTCGGAGTCCCGGATGCACCTTTGAGCATTCCCTTGTTTCCGTTGCTGACAAAGCGACGCCGAATTATGGCTTCGCCGATCGGCGGTCGCGCTATGATTAATGAAATGCTATCAATTGCAGAGAAGTTTGGGATTGAGCCGATTGTCGAAGTTTTTGCGATCGCACAAGCGAATGAAGCAATGCAGAAAGTCCGGGATAATCAAGTGCGCTATCGCGCAGTTTTGACGGTGAGTTAG